In one window of Drosophila mauritiana strain mau12 chromosome X, ASM438214v1, whole genome shotgun sequence DNA:
- the LOC117147330 gene encoding uncharacterized protein LOC117147330: MAEKLKEDATQTGNKDFLVTDDPEQPSESPTQKEPPTQKESPTQEESTTQKEGSQSADAEEEYFRKVSGPIDDDIKHLEEMIALNEEECNKQLFNRLLNIIGVEIEKNLHLQKK; encoded by the coding sequence ATGGCAGAGAAATTGAAAGAGGATGCAACCCAAACTGGAAACAAGGACTTCTTGGTGACGGACGATCCTGAGCAGCCGAGTGAGTCGCCCACCCAGAAGGAACCGCCCACCCAGAAGGAATCGCCCACCCAGGAGGAATCGACCACCCAGAAGGAGGGTTCGCAGTCCGCAGATGCCGAGGAAGAATACTTTAGAAAAGTGAGCGGGCCCATCGATGATGACATAAAACACCTGGAAGAGATGATTGCCCTGAATGAGGAGGAATGTAATAAGCAGTTATTCAATCGTCTCCTGAATATAATCGGAGttgaaatagaaaaaaatCTACATTTGCAGAAGAAGTAG
- the LOC117147329 gene encoding uncharacterized protein LOC117147329 — translation MSQRNFKMSDPNNETDSYFLRNFPNLVQPQLPRGFNRGMGNQSTQTKTSPSKTGNKSTQTEPVNDDNVRLNEMLTGHNCDLLCEVLESRKRRLPVEDLTGLLTTILERNPDGKPLPKRQKLERQEETSSEETTEDWETEPF, via the exons ATGTCACAACGGAACTTCAAGATGTCGGATCCGAACAACGAAACCGATTCCTATTTTCTCCGGAATTTCCCGAATTTGGTGCAGCCTCAGTTACCGCGTGGATTTAATCGGGGGATGGGCAATCAGTCTACCCAGACTAAGACTTCGCCATCCAAGACAGGGAATAAGTCTACCCAGACGGAACCTGTCAATGATGACAACGTGCGCCTAAATGAGATGTTGACCGGCCACAACTGCGATTTGCTGTGCGA AGTACTGGAGTCAAGGAAGCGAAGGCTTCCCGTGGAGGACCTAACTGGGCTTCTAACTACAATACTAGAGCGAAATCCAGATGGGAAACCGCTGCCTAAGCGGCAGAAGCTGGAGCGCCAGGAAGAAACGTCCTCAGAGGAG ACAACAGAAGATTGGGAAACTGAACCATTCTAA
- the LOC117148004 gene encoding putative odorant receptor 19b has product MDMAKVDSTRALVNHWRIFRIIGVHPPGKRTVWGRHYTAYSMVWNVTFHICIWLSFSVNLLQSNSLETFCESLCVAMPHTLYMLKLINVGRMRGEMIRSHRVLRHLDRRLGCADERRIIVAGIEQAEFIFRTILRGIVCTVTVGIVYMAVASEPTLMYPTWIPWNWRDSSSSYLSTAMLHTTAIMANATAVLNLCTYPGTYLILVSAHTKALALRVSKLRYGTPLPAVRMQAILVGYIHDHQIILRLFKSLERSLSMTGFLQFFSTACAQCTICYFLLFGNVGIMRFMNMLFLLVALTTETLLLCYTAELLCKEGESLLTAVYSCNWLSQSVHFRRLLLLMLARCQNPLILVAGVIVPISMKTFMVVIKGAYTMLTLLNEIRKSSLE; this is encoded by the exons ATGGACATGGCGAAGGTGGATTCAACGAGGGCTCTGGTTAACCACTGGCGCATCTTTAGGATTATCGGAGTGCATCCGCCGGGCAAGAGGACCGTCTGGGGTCGCCACTACACGGCGTACTCCATGGTGTGGAACGTAACCTTCCACATCTGCATCTGGCTGTCCTTTTCGGTCAACCTCCTGCAGTCCAACTCGCTGGAGACCTTCTGCGAGAGCCTCTGCGTGGCCATGCCGCACACGCTCTACATGCTGAAGCTGATCAATGTCGGCCGGATGCGCGGCGAGATGATCCGCAGCCACCGGGTGCTCCGTCACTTGGACAGGCGGCTGGGCTGCGCCGACGAACGCCGGATCATTGTGGCCGGCATCGAGCAGGCCGAGTTCATATTCCGCACCATTTTGCGCGGCATTGTGTGCACCGTCACTGTTGGCATCGTTTACATGGCCGTGGCCAGCGAGCCCACACTGATGTACCCCACCTGGATTCCCTGGAACTGGAGGGACAGCTCCTCCTCCTACCTGTCCACCGCCATGCTGCACACGACCGCCATCATGGCGAATGCGACAGCTGTCCTCAATCTGTGCACCTATCCGGGCACCTACCTCATCCTGGTCAGTGCCCACACCAAGGCGCTCGCCCTGCGGGTCTCCAAACTGCGATATGGCACGCCACTCCCGGCGGTTCGGATGCAGGCCATTCTGGTTGGGTACATCCACGACCACCAGATCATTTTGCG CCTCTTCAAGTCACTGGAGAGATCCCTTTCGATGACCGGCTTTCTGCAGTTCTTCAGCACGGCGTGTGCGCAGTGCACAATCTGCTACTTTCTACTCTTCGGGAACGTCGGGATCATGAGGTTCATGAACATGTTGTTCCTCCTGGTGGCCCTGACCACGGAGACGCTCCTTCTCTGCTACACGGCGGAGCTACTTTGCAAGGAGGGGGAGAGCCTCCTGACCGCTGTCTACAGCTGCAACTGGCTGTCCCAGTCGGTACACTTTCGGAGACTCCTGCTCCTGATGCTCGCACGCTGCCAGAATCCACTGATCCTGGTCGCCGGCGTTATTGTGCCCATCAGCATGAAGACCTTCATGGTG GTGATTAAGGGAGCGTACACCATGCTCACTCTGCTGAATGAAATTCGAAAATCGTCCCTTGAATAG
- the LOC117148118 gene encoding uncharacterized protein LOC117148118 yields MAEKLKEDATQTGNKDFLVTDDPEQPSESPTQKEPPTQKESPTQEESTTQKEGSQSADAEEEYFRTVSGPIDEDIKELEEMIALNEEECNRQLFNRLLNIIGVEIEKNLHLQKK; encoded by the coding sequence ATGGCAGAGAAATTGAAAGAGGATGCAACCCAAACTGGAAACAAGGACTTCTTGGTGACGGACGATCCTGAGCAGCCGAGTGAGTCGCCCACCCAGAAGGAACCGCCCACCCAGAAGGAATCGCCCACCCAGGAGGAATCGACCACCCAGAAGGAGGGTTCGCAGTCCGCAGATGCCGAGGAAGAATACTTTAGAACAGTGAGCGGGCCCATCGATGAGGACATAAAGGAGCTGGAAGAGATGATTGCCCTGAATGAGGAGGAATGTAATAGGCAGTTATTCAATCGTCTCCTGAATATAATCGGAGttgaaatagaaaaaaatCTACATTTGCAGAAGAAGTAG
- the LOC117147303 gene encoding uncharacterized protein LOC117147303 yields the protein MSAISPALLLCLILTIGLFLGQGRANPVEANDPDIPAPDANELDIDFGEEDATDKPLGIVSIKVRHIQPDPAHCAQLSPHHPHHPQCHSYCKRQGHWVGQCKKDTCQCFS from the coding sequence ATGAGCGCAATAAGCCCCGCCCTGCTGCTCTGCCTGATCCTCACCATCGGTCTGTTCCTTGGCCAAGGTCGGGCGAATCCCGTGGAGGCGAATGATCCCGATATTCCCGCACCCGATGCCAACGAACTGGACATCGATTTCGGGGAGGAGGACGCCACCGACAAGCCACTGGGCATAGTCTCGATCAAGGTGCGCCACATCCAGCCGGACCCCGCCCACTGCGCCCAGCTCTCgccccaccacccacaccacccCCAGTGCCACAGCTATTGCAAGCGCCAAGGTCACTGGGTGGGCCAGTGCAAGAAGGATACCTGCCAGTGCTTCTCCTAG